From Thermothelomyces thermophilus ATCC 42464 chromosome 6, complete sequence, the proteins below share one genomic window:
- a CDS encoding zinc finger-like protein, with protein MASPNPNKSDETSYVQMSAAAVDSRGTDASLVGSHCQYSYCNQLDFLPFRCQSCNKTFCLEHRTEDSHECTNPGAWAARRREQELARPSLGQGKPMRDPVGRKKVCADDSCSAVIGTPLAPGVPCPGCNRDYCLKHRLREEHDCSSKTPIGARAAGAAQAAAVAEGARSALERFRLWGQAKKQQAKMSLASTSSKPKVAQMVAVNNLKKTAKGDAKIAPEKRIYLYVEAEAATARAKIPKGEFFYSQDWVVGKMLDAAARSLQVPNVNNQSSSEEDKLRVFHVEGGRLLDFNEKLGDVLQSGNTVVLLRGVGPPPDLIEA; from the coding sequence ATGGCTTCTCCAAACCCGAACAAGTCTGACGAGACCTCGTACGTTCAAATGTCCGCCGCCGCAGTCGACAGCCGCGGCACCGACGCGAGCCTGGTAGGCTCCCACTGCCAGTACAGCTACTGCAACCAGCTCGACTTCCTCCCGTTCCGATGCCAGAGCTGCAACAAGACGTTCTGCCTCGAGCACCGCACCGAAGACAGCCACGAATGCACGAACCCGGGGGCGTGGGCGGCGCGCCGGCGCGAGCAGGAACTGGCTAGGCCGTCGCTGGGCCAGGGCAAGCCCAtgcgcgacccggtgggCCGGAAGAAGGTGTGCGCCGACGACAGCTGCAGCGCCGTCATCGGCACGCCGCTCGCGCCGGGCGTGCCCTGCCCCGGCTGCAACCGCGACTACTGCCTCAAGCACCGGCTGCGCGAGGAGCACGACTGCAGCAGCAAGACGCCGATCGGGgcccgcgccgccggcgcggcccaggccgccgccgtcgccgagggGGCCAGGAGCGCGCTGGAGCGCTTCCGCCTGTGGGGCCAGGCCAAGAAGCAGCAGGCCAAGATGTCTCTCGCGTCGACGAGCTCGAAGCCCAAGGTCGCGCAGATGGTCGCGGTCAACAATCTCAAGAAGACGGCCAAGGGGGACGCCAAGATTGCGCCCGAGAAGAGGATATACCTGTacgtcgaggccgaggcggcgacCGCCAGGGCCAAGATTCCGAAGGGCGAGTTCTTCTACTCGCAGGATTGGGTGGTTGGCAAGATGCTGGATGCTGCGGCGCGGAGTTTGCAGGTGCCGAATGTCAACAACCAGTCGAGCTCGGAGGAGGACAAGTTACGGGTGTTCCATGTCGAAGGAGGGCGGTTGCTAGACTTCAACGAGAAGTTGGGCGACGTGTTGCAGAGCGGCAACACCGTTGTCTTGTTGAGGGGTGTTGGGCCGCCGCCGGATCTGATCGAGGCATGA